A single Saccharolobus shibatae B12 DNA region contains:
- a CDS encoding glycoside hydrolase family 31 protein: MRIGNLNVEIEFIADNIVRVLYYYGREVIVDNSLVVLPNLEKLGIKGGSTSPSIISFASKSLSVNIKTSNGELIIKDNKGGIVVKEKRRDLKFNEELSTYNVDQVFELSEGERLYGLGQHAGGNGLGQSSAYKLDYNGLSVTLSQRNTDIGIPFIISSKGYGILWDNYSLGSISLKGNELRVWFEAGKKIDYYVIFGDSIDDVIKGYRKLTGDAPLLPKWAYGYWQSKERYKSQDELVSVVKEFREMKIPLDVIVLDWRYWGKYGWNAFKFDEIDFPRPKGMVEEIHKMGAKLAISIWPTFGKETEVFKDMESKGCIIPGTTAFNPFKEECRELFWSYVKRFYDIGIDAYWLDASEPETGLGLVFFSPIHDVDLGIGKGYEYLNAYPLMETKAVYEGQRRISDKRVAILTRSAFAGQQRHSAISWSGDVLGDWATLRSQIPAGLNFSISGIPYWTTDTGGFFSGNPETKAYAEIFVRWFQWSTFCPILRVHGTNFPKEPWRFPKEYQDVILKYIRLRYELLPYIYSLAWMTYSNSYTIMRPLVMDFRNDKNVYDLDEQYMFGPYIMVSPVTLPSIKEKEVYLPSDEYWYDFWTGEKLEGGRTTNVKVSLGTIPLFVRSGAVLPLLGKDVSNAMEDWDVLHLRIYPGKDGYFEIYDDDGVTYDYERGKYFIIPIRWDDNKQELTIGKKRGDLEMRKRIMITWVEKGKGIEYSKPDVEVEYDGKESITVKRH, encoded by the coding sequence ATGAGAATAGGGAATTTAAATGTGGAAATAGAATTTATCGCAGATAATATTGTTAGAGTTTTGTACTATTATGGAAGGGAAGTCATAGTAGATAATAGTCTAGTTGTATTACCGAACCTAGAGAAGCTAGGCATTAAAGGGGGAAGTACGAGTCCTTCAATAATCTCTTTTGCCAGTAAATCTCTCAGTGTGAATATAAAAACTTCTAACGGAGAGTTAATAATAAAGGACAACAAGGGGGGAATTGTTGTTAAGGAGAAGAGGAGGGATTTGAAATTTAACGAGGAGTTATCAACTTACAACGTTGATCAAGTGTTTGAATTGAGTGAGGGTGAGAGATTATATGGCTTGGGACAACATGCAGGTGGAAATGGTTTAGGTCAATCCTCAGCCTACAAGTTAGACTATAATGGTCTTTCCGTAACGTTGTCTCAGAGAAATACTGATATCGGTATTCCATTCATAATTTCTAGTAAAGGTTATGGAATATTGTGGGATAACTATTCCCTAGGATCAATAAGTCTTAAGGGGAACGAATTGAGGGTTTGGTTTGAAGCTGGTAAAAAGATAGACTATTACGTAATTTTCGGTGACTCCATAGACGATGTAATAAAGGGTTATAGGAAGTTGACTGGAGATGCCCCTCTCTTACCTAAATGGGCCTATGGGTATTGGCAGAGTAAGGAAAGGTATAAGTCACAAGATGAGTTAGTAAGCGTAGTTAAGGAGTTTAGAGAAATGAAGATACCCTTAGATGTAATAGTGCTAGATTGGAGGTATTGGGGAAAATATGGATGGAACGCTTTCAAATTTGATGAGATAGATTTCCCAAGACCTAAAGGTATGGTCGAGGAAATTCATAAAATGGGAGCTAAGTTGGCAATATCAATATGGCCCACTTTTGGGAAGGAGACTGAAGTGTTTAAGGATATGGAGAGTAAAGGGTGTATAATTCCAGGGACTACAGCATTTAATCCCTTTAAGGAGGAATGTAGAGAGCTTTTCTGGAGTTACGTAAAGAGGTTTTACGATATAGGAATAGATGCCTATTGGTTAGATGCCTCAGAGCCCGAAACTGGACTAGGCTTAGTCTTCTTCTCCCCAATTCACGATGTGGATTTAGGGATTGGAAAAGGGTATGAATATTTGAACGCTTACCCGTTAATGGAAACTAAGGCTGTTTATGAGGGGCAAAGGAGAATTAGTGATAAAAGAGTTGCAATATTGACTAGATCTGCTTTTGCTGGTCAACAGAGGCATTCAGCAATAAGTTGGTCTGGTGATGTATTAGGGGATTGGGCTACATTGAGGTCTCAGATCCCCGCTGGTCTTAACTTTTCAATTTCTGGCATACCCTACTGGACTACTGATACTGGTGGCTTCTTCTCTGGAAATCCGGAAACTAAGGCCTATGCAGAGATTTTCGTTAGGTGGTTCCAGTGGAGTACTTTTTGCCCTATACTTAGAGTTCATGGTACGAACTTCCCTAAGGAGCCGTGGAGATTTCCAAAGGAATATCAAGACGTTATCCTTAAGTATATAAGGCTTAGATACGAATTACTTCCTTACATTTACTCATTGGCATGGATGACGTATAGCAATAGCTACACAATTATGAGACCACTAGTTATGGATTTTCGTAACGACAAAAACGTTTACGATCTTGATGAACAATACATGTTTGGTCCTTATATAATGGTATCTCCAGTAACATTACCGAGCATTAAAGAAAAAGAGGTTTACTTACCCTCTGATGAGTATTGGTATGACTTCTGGACTGGTGAGAAGTTGGAAGGAGGGAGAACAACAAACGTTAAAGTTTCATTAGGTACAATACCCTTATTTGTGAGAAGTGGCGCTGTTCTACCATTATTGGGAAAAGATGTGAGTAATGCAATGGAGGACTGGGATGTGCTTCACTTGAGGATATATCCCGGCAAGGATGGCTACTTCGAAATATATGATGACGATGGTGTTACATATGATTACGAAAGGGGAAAGTACTTTATCATACCTATTAGATGGGATGATAATAAGCAAGAGCTCACCATAGGGAAGAAAAGAGGAGACCTAGAGATGAGGAAGAGAATCATGATAACCTGGGTTGAAAAAGGTAAGGGTATTGAGTACTCGAAGCCAGACGTGGAGGTAGAATATGATGGTAAGGAAAGTATTACGGTTAAAAGACATTAG
- the bgaS gene encoding beta-galactosidase BgaS, whose amino-acid sequence MYSFPKNFRFGWSQAGFQSEMGTPGSEDPNTDWYKWVHDPENISAGLVSGDLPENGPGYWGNYKTFHDNAQKMGLKIARLNVEWSRIFPNQLPKPQNFDDSKQDVTEVEINQNELRRLDEHANKDALNHYREIFKDLKSRGIYFILNMYHWPLPLWLHDPIRVRRGDLSGPTGWLSTRTVYEFARFSAYIAWKFDDLVDEYSTMNEPNVVGGLGYVGVKSGFPPGYLSFELSRKAMYNIIQAHARAYDGIKSVSKKPIGIIYANSSFQPLTEKDVEAVEMAEYDNRWAFFDAIIRGEIMRGSEKVVRDDLRGRLDWIGVNYYTRTVVKKTEKGYTSLGGYGHGCERNSVSLAGLPTSDFGWEFFPEGLYDVLTKYWNRYHLYMYVTENGIADDADYQRPYYLVSHVYQVHRAINSGADVRGYLHWSLADNYEWASGFSMRFGLLKVDYGTKRLYWRPSALVYREIATNGGITDEIEHLNTVPPIRPLRH is encoded by the coding sequence ATGTATTCATTTCCAAAAAACTTTAGGTTCGGTTGGTCGCAAGCTGGATTTCAATCCGAAATGGGTACACCAGGATCAGAAGATCCAAATACGGACTGGTATAAATGGGTGCACGATCCAGAAAATATATCAGCAGGATTAGTAAGCGGAGATCTTCCAGAAAACGGACCAGGATACTGGGGAAACTACAAGACATTCCACGACAATGCACAAAAAATGGGATTAAAAATAGCTAGACTAAATGTTGAATGGTCCAGAATATTTCCAAACCAACTACCAAAACCACAAAACTTTGACGATTCAAAACAAGATGTTACAGAGGTTGAAATAAACCAAAACGAACTAAGAAGACTCGACGAACACGCAAATAAAGATGCATTAAACCACTATAGGGAAATATTCAAGGACTTGAAAAGTAGGGGAATTTATTTCATACTAAACATGTACCATTGGCCCTTGCCCTTGTGGCTACACGACCCAATTAGAGTAAGAAGAGGAGATTTAAGCGGACCAACGGGTTGGCTAAGCACTAGAACAGTTTACGAATTCGCCAGATTCTCAGCCTACATAGCGTGGAAATTTGACGACCTAGTAGACGAGTACTCGACAATGAACGAACCTAATGTAGTTGGAGGTTTAGGATATGTTGGTGTTAAGTCTGGTTTCCCTCCAGGATATCTAAGCTTTGAACTTTCCAGAAAGGCTATGTACAACATTATTCAAGCTCATGCTAGAGCATATGATGGAATAAAGAGCGTTTCTAAGAAGCCAATAGGTATAATTTACGCAAATTCTTCATTCCAACCGTTGACGGAGAAAGATGTGGAGGCTGTTGAAATGGCCGAATACGATAACAGATGGGCGTTCTTTGATGCCATAATAAGGGGTGAGATTATGAGAGGGAGTGAGAAGGTTGTGAGGGATGATTTAAGGGGTAGGTTAGACTGGATTGGTGTTAATTACTACACTAGGACTGTAGTTAAGAAGACTGAGAAGGGATACACTAGTCTAGGTGGTTATGGTCATGGATGTGAGAGGAATTCAGTAAGCTTAGCAGGCTTACCAACAAGTGACTTTGGGTGGGAGTTCTTCCCAGAGGGGTTATATGACGTTTTAACTAAATACTGGAATAGGTATCATCTATACATGTACGTTACAGAAAATGGTATTGCTGATGATGCAGATTATCAAAGACCTTATTATCTGGTCTCTCACGTTTATCAAGTTCATAGGGCAATAAATAGTGGTGCTGATGTTAGAGGATATTTGCACTGGTCCTTAGCCGATAATTACGAATGGGCTTCAGGTTTCTCCATGAGGTTTGGCTTGTTAAAGGTGGATTACGGTACTAAAAGACTGTACTGGAGACCTTCAGCCCTTGTATATAGGGAAATCGCTACAAATGGTGGAATAACTGACGAGATAGAGCACTTAAATACTGTACCACCTATAAGACCATTAAGACACTAG
- a CDS encoding amidohydrolase family protein: MGYVDAHTHVWFKEALPKDFFFNDSGYEYTPPSVQDIIKEMDSVNIDYIVIIAYPSREIWLTKEDFPINMIRVVKEYANRFSIVGGIEPNKLSLNEAKEWLEKQYEAGVSGFKLHPVHSHVKPNAYRDEEGGLKQLELLYEFAQDHSLPVIIHTGTSVFLKARNKYADPIFVDDIAVDFPRLKIVLAHMGRPNYVPTAFQLVRIRKNIYGEISSIPPKKLLEYLPRIEEISYKTIYGSDYGGPGIKGISYNLKEFLSIKISEKAKFDMASNNPRALYKPL; this comes from the coding sequence ATGGGTTATGTAGATGCTCACACACACGTCTGGTTTAAGGAAGCTCTACCCAAGGATTTCTTCTTTAACGATTCGGGCTATGAGTATACACCACCTAGCGTTCAAGATATTATAAAGGAAATGGACAGTGTTAATATCGACTATATAGTCATAATAGCATATCCCAGCAGAGAGATATGGCTTACTAAGGAGGATTTCCCAATCAACATGATAAGGGTTGTGAAGGAGTACGCAAATAGGTTTTCCATTGTTGGTGGGATCGAGCCAAACAAGTTGAGCCTCAATGAGGCTAAGGAGTGGTTAGAAAAGCAATATGAGGCTGGGGTTTCCGGCTTTAAGTTGCATCCAGTCCACTCTCATGTAAAGCCAAATGCTTATAGAGATGAAGAAGGTGGACTGAAACAACTTGAGTTACTTTACGAGTTCGCGCAAGATCACAGCTTACCAGTTATTATTCATACTGGTACTAGTGTGTTCTTGAAGGCTAGGAATAAGTACGCCGATCCAATATTCGTTGATGACATAGCTGTGGATTTTCCAAGGCTAAAGATTGTATTAGCTCACATGGGCAGACCAAATTACGTCCCTACAGCTTTCCAACTGGTTAGGATAAGGAAGAACATCTACGGTGAAATCTCTTCCATTCCTCCCAAGAAACTGTTGGAATATTTGCCTAGAATTGAGGAAATAAGCTATAAGACGATTTATGGAAGTGATTACGGTGGGCCGGGTATAAAAGGTATCTCCTATAACCTAAAGGAGTTTCTGTCTATAAAAATTAGTGAAAAAGCAAAGTTCGATATGGCTAGCAATAATCCCAGAGCTTTATATAAACCCTTATAG
- a CDS encoding MFS transporter, protein MKYLKIFAILSNLANNLVNPFISFVSAYFGMSSEELALITSATNAVPNISQYFLNFIKSKAKLLIFIGTLVNGLLWVISSFIPFNLTFLIVYFIITISIGIANFGWNLIMDKISKNSRGSTLSLYLVYGTTGALAATLITGLITGSNTELIREFFLISGLMLVGSAYLSRKIETDTTFEERGVKSTSLLKRFLATVFLFNLVLSLAWPIFPLAQVYKFHMNDENIAILSVETGVTTILFQRIVAKLTDTKRRLTLFLGSALFTIYPLSYALSNSIYIIYVTNLASGFTNAVGSVTYIAYIFDNSDDFTIRKNLAVYNLTVGCGVMTGSILGGVAYSYVSQFYNPMYSIDLMLIISSILRFSVSPLFLTIKDTRSKLK, encoded by the coding sequence TTGAAATATCTAAAAATTTTTGCAATCTTATCAAATCTTGCAAATAATCTGGTAAATCCATTCATATCATTTGTATCGGCGTACTTCGGAATGAGCTCAGAGGAATTAGCCTTAATCACATCAGCAACTAATGCAGTACCTAACATTTCGCAATATTTCCTAAACTTCATTAAATCCAAAGCTAAACTCCTAATATTTATAGGCACATTAGTTAACGGGCTACTATGGGTTATAAGCTCGTTTATACCCTTTAACCTAACATTCCTTATTGTCTATTTTATTATAACGATAAGTATTGGTATTGCAAATTTTGGATGGAATTTGATAATGGATAAAATAAGTAAGAATAGTAGAGGATCCACATTATCCCTATATCTAGTTTACGGAACAACAGGAGCATTGGCAGCTACTTTAATAACGGGTTTAATTACGGGAAGTAACACGGAGCTAATAAGAGAGTTCTTCCTTATCTCTGGGTTGATGCTTGTTGGTTCTGCTTACTTGTCTAGAAAGATAGAGACAGATACGACATTCGAGGAAAGGGGAGTTAAAAGTACATCTTTGTTAAAAAGATTTTTAGCTACTGTGTTCCTCTTTAATCTAGTATTATCATTAGCGTGGCCAATTTTCCCGTTAGCACAAGTATATAAATTCCACATGAACGATGAAAATATAGCGATATTAAGTGTGGAAACTGGAGTTACCACAATTCTGTTTCAAAGGATTGTGGCTAAATTAACCGATACTAAGAGAAGATTAACGCTTTTCCTCGGTAGCGCACTTTTTACCATTTATCCATTATCTTATGCCCTATCTAATTCCATTTACATCATTTATGTTACTAACCTAGCCAGTGGGTTTACTAACGCTGTGGGATCAGTAACTTACATTGCTTATATATTTGATAACTCAGATGATTTCACAATAAGGAAAAATTTGGCAGTTTATAATTTAACAGTAGGCTGTGGAGTAATGACTGGATCAATATTAGGGGGAGTAGCGTATAGTTACGTCTCACAGTTTTATAATCCAATGTACTCAATAGATCTCATGCTTATCATTTCATCCATACTAAGATTCTCTGTATCTCCCCTATTCTTGACAATAAAAGATACTCGCTCAAAGCTTAAATAA
- a CDS encoding ISH3 family transposase, whose product MITPCLPHQNNIQQIGYKLLSMLDFQGKKAENVEKTLVSACLWNDSIENKSSAYNVSPQTVRNYAEEQGVEVVEKLLEQVRKISLETLKGEKEIDISIDWTTKTWYGKPVEGLGSSEKGNSWNYATATTKHDGKVLLLAFVTHVNGMTKDDIVKILVEQVVAMGFKIRLIVLDAGFYTVDVLNFISQFNYIIGVPVGDVKVYEEFDGEYMTNSKRHKKDEQVKFRLIVYRREKIKRKKEKVVYFARATNLDLPKKEVLKLYNKVRSPIETSYRNIKAFLPFTSSAKFVFRMLIFVLAMAFYSLYTVFKSVVGREEFRSLLVLLFPEDLLNLENSLFNLLKTLINTIDLFLRR is encoded by the coding sequence GTGATAACACCTTGTCTTCCCCACCAAAATAACATTCAACAAATAGGATATAAATTACTTTCCATGTTAGACTTCCAAGGGAAAAAGGCAGAGAACGTAGAAAAAACGCTAGTCTCCGCGTGTTTATGGAACGACTCCATAGAAAACAAGTCAAGCGCATACAACGTATCACCACAAACCGTGAGGAATTACGCGGAGGAGCAAGGTGTAGAAGTAGTTGAGAAACTCTTGGAACAAGTGAGGAAAATATCCTTGGAGACGCTAAAGGGAGAGAAGGAAATAGACATTTCAATAGACTGGACCACCAAAACTTGGTACGGGAAACCGGTGGAAGGACTCGGAAGCTCGGAAAAGGGAAACTCGTGGAACTACGCAACAGCAACGACTAAACATGATGGGAAAGTACTCCTACTGGCTTTCGTCACACATGTGAACGGGATGACCAAGGATGATATCGTGAAGATCCTCGTGGAGCAAGTTGTTGCAATGGGATTCAAGATAAGGTTAATAGTTCTTGATGCGGGTTTCTACACAGTTGATGTGCTCAACTTCATTTCGCAGTTCAATTATATAATTGGTGTCCCCGTTGGGGACGTGAAGGTCTATGAGGAGTTTGATGGGGAGTACATGACAAATAGTAAGAGGCATAAGAAGGACGAGCAGGTTAAGTTCAGGCTGATCGTGTATCGCAGGGAGAAAATCAAGAGGAAAAAGGAGAAGGTTGTTTACTTCGCTAGGGCGACTAATCTTGACCTACCGAAGAAGGAGGTGTTGAAGTTGTATAATAAGGTAAGGAGTCCCATAGAGACCTCTTACAGGAACATCAAGGCTTTCCTTCCCTTCACTAGTTCCGCTAAGTTCGTCTTCCGCATGTTGATCTTCGTATTGGCCATGGCCTTTTACTCCTTGTACACCGTATTTAAGAGTGTGGTGGGAAGGGAAGAGTTCAGATCACTACTTGTCCTCTTGTTCCCTGAAGATTTACTAAATTTGGAAAATTCTCTATTTAATTTGTTAAAAACACTTATTAATACTATAGATTTATTTTTAAGGAGGTGA
- a CDS encoding enolase C-terminal domain-like protein codes for MIKIRIKDIKVRSIAVPIRGKLLRVAGEHPGRNVFTLVEIITDEGVTGYGETGGGGFSLAPLIEKLKDQLIGEDAFNIRKLKWKVASPITATYYNQLLPQIWFPIETALLDIKGKALGVSISNLLGGLLKDSIEVSAYIFPTEDTETVEDLVTNAEMIVRRYGFTSIKLKAGVFKPEHEIDVVKALAEKFPQAVFRIDPNGGWNLSQAINVAKSLNGIRIEYFEDPVWTMEGLRAFKQATGYTVATNTVATRFEDVPNVFLRNAVDVILGDPHWWYGIYGYLELSATLWSLGLELGMHSPSETGIALAAMLHSAAVTQNLGYAIDTHYIYLEDDIIKRPFNIENGRVKVPTEPGLGVEIAESKVEKYENFYRETGDYPYQGQKDIVTIPKLKFRNCKCHV; via the coding sequence GTGATTAAAATCAGAATTAAAGACATTAAGGTCAGGAGTATAGCTGTCCCAATAAGGGGAAAATTGCTAAGGGTTGCTGGTGAACACCCTGGAAGAAATGTATTCACTTTAGTGGAAATAATTACCGATGAGGGAGTCACTGGATATGGTGAAACTGGAGGTGGTGGATTCTCATTAGCTCCACTCATTGAAAAGTTGAAAGATCAATTAATAGGTGAGGACGCGTTCAATATAAGGAAGTTAAAGTGGAAAGTTGCTTCTCCAATAACTGCAACCTATTATAATCAACTATTACCCCAAATTTGGTTTCCCATAGAGACTGCACTTCTCGATATAAAAGGGAAAGCTCTAGGAGTATCGATATCAAATCTCTTGGGAGGTCTGCTAAAGGATAGCATAGAGGTTTCAGCTTACATTTTCCCAACAGAGGATACAGAAACAGTGGAAGATCTAGTAACAAATGCCGAAATGATAGTTAGAAGATACGGGTTTACGTCAATAAAATTAAAGGCAGGAGTTTTCAAACCGGAGCACGAGATAGATGTTGTTAAGGCATTGGCAGAGAAATTCCCACAGGCTGTATTTAGAATTGATCCCAATGGTGGGTGGAATCTATCCCAAGCAATAAACGTAGCTAAGAGTTTAAACGGGATAAGGATTGAGTACTTTGAGGACCCGGTCTGGACAATGGAGGGATTAAGAGCGTTCAAACAAGCCACTGGGTATACTGTAGCTACTAATACAGTAGCGACGAGATTTGAGGATGTACCTAACGTTTTCCTCAGAAATGCCGTAGATGTAATATTAGGAGACCCACATTGGTGGTATGGGATATATGGCTATCTTGAGCTTTCAGCCACGCTTTGGAGTTTAGGTTTAGAATTAGGAATGCATAGTCCAAGTGAAACTGGAATAGCTTTAGCGGCAATGCTTCACTCAGCAGCAGTGACTCAAAACCTAGGCTACGCAATAGACACGCATTACATATATTTAGAAGATGATATAATAAAGAGGCCATTTAATATAGAGAATGGGAGAGTAAAGGTACCAACAGAGCCTGGGTTGGGAGTTGAAATCGCCGAATCCAAAGTAGAAAAATACGAGAACTTCTATCGGGAAACCGGAGATTATCCTTACCAAGGGCAAAAAGATATAGTAACAATACCTAAATTGAAGTTTAGAAACTGTAAATGTCACGTTTAA
- a CDS encoding alpha-L-rhamnosidase, translating into MSKVIDLRVEFTINPLGLDEPKPRFSWIFMPTNRGNSQKAYRIVVGSLNNITKDSGDIWDSGIVESDDNIVEYKGLPLKSYNRYYWKVKVWDKEGKEYSSDIAWFETGVIEPKDWTWVGGGQLLRKEFVIDKEVEEARVYISGLGYYELRINGNRVGDKALDPPWSEYTKTVYYSVYDVTKLIRKGVNAMGVILGRGRFGQRFRSVKYYGEPRATVMLRVNLIDGSVVEIDTDENWKCLQSGPIIGDDIYLGYRYDARLEPKGWDSPGFNDSSWMSCSKLPPIGKLRSSATIPATKVMAILKPREHLNPATGIHVFDFGQNITGWVRVKVKGGIEGNEIRVRYAELLNSDGTLNTLDLRGAESTDVFILRGGEIEILEPRFTFHGFRYVEITGYPGTPSMDDVEAEVIHADLESIGSFASSNNLLNSIHRITLWSLKGNLVNGVETDCPQRDERMGWLGDAWLSSDSAILNFNMIRYYEKFIKDIIDSQKEDGSISDVAPPYWEIYPADPAWGTALIYIPWILYVYYNDRRILEDSYDVMKKWWNYLNSMTRDGILYFNKYGDWVPPGRVRSVEHCPPEIISTWIHYRDTKLLSRVAKILKKDTEAKSFEEKAKQILDAFNRNFLSEVSMGRYSTMGYYSTYTSPDGSKVKFGGSQVCNALPLVEDMVPKEALVQVVKSLVKSVEVDWDKHLNVGIIGAKYVPEALARYGYVDLAYDTLTQESYPSYGYMIKEGATTLWERWEKLTGSGMNSHNHHMFGSVDNWLYKYVAGLDVLEPGFKKVLIKPWLYKRLSHASASVRSIRGLVSVEWELRSNVFRLKATIPSFAEIHLPKISEKVEVLESGSIISEKTPGILSIKEESDWIIVDASSGNYDFEVRGVKGR; encoded by the coding sequence ATGTCAAAAGTAATAGACCTTAGAGTTGAGTTCACAATAAATCCCCTTGGTCTAGACGAACCAAAACCTAGATTTTCTTGGATCTTCATGCCAACAAACAGAGGTAATTCACAAAAGGCATATAGAATTGTAGTAGGAAGTTTAAATAACATCACTAAAGATAGCGGTGACATTTGGGATTCTGGAATTGTCGAATCTGACGATAATATCGTGGAATATAAAGGACTTCCACTAAAGAGCTACAATAGATACTACTGGAAAGTCAAGGTATGGGACAAGGAAGGTAAGGAATATTCAAGTGATATAGCGTGGTTTGAGACTGGAGTGATTGAGCCAAAGGATTGGACATGGGTAGGAGGAGGGCAATTACTGAGAAAAGAGTTCGTCATTGACAAAGAGGTGGAAGAGGCTAGGGTATATATAAGTGGGTTGGGATACTACGAGTTGAGGATTAACGGAAATAGAGTAGGGGATAAAGCGTTAGACCCACCATGGAGTGAGTACACTAAGACAGTGTATTATAGCGTTTATGACGTTACTAAGTTAATTAGGAAAGGAGTTAACGCCATGGGTGTAATATTGGGAAGGGGAAGGTTCGGTCAACGATTTAGAAGTGTAAAGTATTACGGTGAACCCAGAGCCACGGTCATGTTAAGGGTTAATCTTATTGATGGAAGTGTAGTGGAAATTGATACTGATGAAAACTGGAAGTGCCTTCAGAGTGGACCAATAATAGGTGATGATATATATCTTGGTTATAGGTACGATGCCAGACTTGAACCAAAGGGATGGGACTCACCGGGCTTCAATGATTCTTCTTGGATGTCTTGCTCTAAACTTCCTCCTATAGGTAAACTTAGATCATCGGCAACAATACCAGCAACGAAAGTAATGGCTATTTTGAAACCTAGAGAACACTTAAATCCCGCTACCGGTATTCACGTCTTTGACTTCGGTCAGAACATTACGGGATGGGTGAGGGTTAAGGTTAAAGGAGGTATTGAGGGTAATGAAATAAGAGTTAGGTATGCAGAACTTTTGAACTCTGATGGTACGCTAAACACCCTTGACCTTAGAGGTGCTGAGTCAACAGATGTATTTATTTTAAGGGGTGGGGAGATTGAGATTTTGGAGCCTAGGTTTACATTTCACGGTTTTAGATATGTGGAGATTACTGGATACCCGGGTACTCCGTCAATGGATGATGTTGAGGCAGAAGTCATTCACGCAGATCTAGAATCCATAGGTTCCTTTGCCTCTTCAAACAATCTGCTCAATAGCATTCATAGAATAACACTTTGGAGTCTTAAGGGGAACTTGGTGAATGGAGTTGAAACTGATTGTCCACAGAGGGATGAGAGAATGGGTTGGCTTGGAGATGCGTGGTTATCCTCAGATTCAGCAATACTTAACTTCAATATGATTAGGTACTACGAGAAGTTCATAAAGGATATCATTGACTCCCAAAAAGAAGATGGGTCGATATCAGATGTTGCACCTCCATACTGGGAAATCTACCCGGCTGATCCAGCCTGGGGTACTGCACTCATATACATACCTTGGATACTTTACGTATATTATAACGATAGGAGGATTCTGGAAGACAGCTATGACGTCATGAAGAAGTGGTGGAATTACTTAAATTCGATGACTAGGGACGGAATCTTATATTTCAATAAGTATGGTGACTGGGTTCCTCCTGGAAGAGTTAGGTCAGTTGAACATTGTCCACCGGAGATTATCTCAACTTGGATACATTATAGAGATACAAAACTTCTCTCGAGGGTAGCTAAGATACTTAAGAAAGATACTGAGGCTAAGTCGTTTGAGGAGAAAGCAAAGCAGATTCTTGATGCTTTTAACAGGAATTTCTTGAGCGAGGTTTCTATGGGTCGCTATTCTACTATGGGTTATTACTCTACATACACTTCACCAGATGGATCAAAGGTGAAATTCGGTGGGTCTCAGGTGTGTAACGCATTACCTCTAGTTGAGGATATGGTTCCCAAAGAGGCCTTAGTACAAGTTGTGAAATCCCTTGTTAAGAGTGTTGAGGTAGATTGGGATAAGCATCTAAACGTAGGAATAATTGGGGCTAAATACGTTCCAGAGGCATTGGCAAGGTATGGATATGTTGATCTTGCATATGACACTTTAACACAGGAAAGTTATCCCAGTTACGGTTATATGATCAAAGAAGGAGCTACGACACTTTGGGAGAGGTGGGAAAAACTTACTGGAAGTGGTATGAATTCTCATAATCATCATATGTTTGGAAGTGTGGATAATTGGCTTTACAAGTATGTTGCCGGCTTAGATGTTTTAGAACCAGGATTTAAGAAGGTTTTGATAAAGCCCTGGCTTTACAAGAGGCTTAGTCATGCTTCAGCATCTGTGAGAAGTATTAGAGGATTAGTTTCCGTTGAATGGGAGCTTAGGAGTAACGTATTCAGACTTAAAGCTACGATACCCTCATTTGCTGAAATTCACTTACCTAAAATTAGTGAGAAAGTTGAAGTGCTAGAGAGCGGATCTATTATCAGTGAGAAAACTCCCGGAATACTCTCCATTAAGGAAGAGTCTGATTGGATAATAGTTGATGCTAGCTCTGGAAACTACGATTTCGAAGTGAGAGGTGTTAAAGGCAGATAG